The following coding sequences are from one Bombus terrestris chromosome 14, iyBomTerr1.2, whole genome shotgun sequence window:
- the LOC100645062 gene encoding uncharacterized protein LOC100645062: MRSSTISISKLLLWTRLLVVIVALPTLGYIDRHRLETYEDLSEETSDFDVFDNLTFRFSCEGKPVGLYADLDYDCRIFHACDDLGKGFPVICPNNTLFDQRERVCSDEEHIDCDRANEWFYLNELPFSVDATEENHTLSEETEEIPSVLPLLLA, encoded by the exons atgcGTTCTTCGACTATATCTATCTCGAAGCTTCTGCTATGGACTc GGCTGTTGGTCGTCATCGTTGCTTTACCAACTCTAGGTTACATC GATCGACACCGCCTAGAGACTTACGAGGACCTGTCCGAAGAAACGAGCGATTTCGATGTTTTCGATAATCTGACTTTCCGATTTTCCTGCGAGGGTAAACCGGTTGGTTTGTACGCAGACCTGGACTACGATTGTCGAATTTTCCATGCCTGTGACGATTTAGGCAAAGGTTTCCCCGTAATTTGTCCGAACAACACCTTGTTCGATCAGAGAGAACGCGTGTGCAGCGACGAAGAACACATTGACTGCGATCGTGCGAACGAATG GTTTTATTTAAACGAGTTACCATTCTCTGTGGACGCGACGGAAGAAAATCACACCCTGTCGGAGGAAACAGAAGAGATACCTTCTGTGCTGCCCCTTCTGCTAGCGTGA